From one Burkholderia pyrrocinia genomic stretch:
- a CDS encoding MFS transporter — MTTATLRTAAQSRPDPSAGAVVRLALAFAAATNGLILSPFLVAAVMTRFRLDEGTATALVSAEILGIAISCALLSHRIARAARPFTLAGVAGTIAGQALSAVAPGIASAAAARGMTGLFEGMLFVVVASGVSQRASTDRLWGQINLLAGGINGGILVLISALPAAWLGRWVFALLAAVVAVLAPAIRGIDAFASAQSPARARGHALPWRPVVAIWVVTALVYGVQASQWAIAGFVGARAGLSPTTIGMLLSVSSLLGFVGAAIPSHPASHKHRLVLIWAAQLAMVGSIEWFFGAHGGSAYFLSQFVLNSAFFVIVPFLTGMLSDVDPDGSLVARTLVVTFFAAGIGTALSGALLGRFGGTHVAHVLCVAVLAAAPFVRIALRRAAPGAVARTSP, encoded by the coding sequence ATGACCACCGCCACGCTGCGCACGGCCGCGCAGTCGCGCCCCGATCCGTCGGCCGGCGCGGTCGTTCGCCTCGCGCTCGCATTCGCTGCGGCCACCAACGGGCTCATCCTGTCGCCGTTCCTCGTCGCGGCCGTGATGACGCGCTTCCGGCTCGACGAAGGCACCGCGACCGCGCTCGTCAGCGCCGAGATTCTCGGCATCGCGATCAGTTGCGCGCTGCTGTCGCACCGGATCGCACGCGCCGCGCGGCCGTTCACGCTGGCCGGCGTGGCCGGCACGATCGCCGGCCAGGCGTTGAGCGCGGTCGCGCCCGGCATCGCGTCGGCAGCCGCCGCGCGCGGCATGACCGGGCTGTTCGAAGGGATGCTGTTCGTCGTCGTCGCGTCCGGCGTGTCGCAGCGCGCGTCGACCGACCGCCTGTGGGGGCAAATCAACCTGCTCGCGGGCGGCATCAACGGCGGCATCCTCGTGCTGATCTCCGCGCTGCCGGCCGCATGGCTCGGGCGCTGGGTGTTCGCGCTGCTGGCGGCCGTCGTCGCGGTGCTCGCGCCCGCGATCCGCGGCATCGACGCGTTCGCGAGCGCGCAGTCGCCAGCACGCGCGCGCGGCCATGCGCTGCCGTGGCGGCCGGTCGTCGCGATCTGGGTCGTGACCGCGCTCGTCTATGGCGTGCAGGCGTCGCAGTGGGCGATCGCCGGCTTCGTCGGCGCGCGCGCCGGGCTGTCGCCGACGACGATCGGCATGCTGCTGTCGGTATCGTCGCTGCTCGGCTTCGTCGGTGCGGCGATTCCGTCGCATCCGGCCAGCCACAAGCACCGCCTCGTGCTGATCTGGGCCGCGCAGCTCGCGATGGTCGGGTCGATCGAATGGTTCTTCGGCGCGCACGGCGGCAGCGCGTACTTCCTGAGCCAGTTCGTGCTGAACAGTGCGTTCTTCGTGATCGTGCCGTTCCTCACCGGCATGCTGTCCGACGTCGACCCGGACGGCTCGCTCGTCGCGCGCACGCTGGTCGTCACGTTCTTCGCGGCCGGCATCGGCACCGCGCTGTCCGGCGCGCTGCTCGGCCGCTTCGGCGGCACGCATGTCGCGCATGTGCTGTGCGTGGCCGTGCTGGCTGCCGCGCCGTTCGTGCGCATCGCGCTGCGCCGTGCAGCGCCCGGCGCGGTGGCCCGCACGTCGCCCTGA
- a CDS encoding porin, with protein sequence MNRPDGIRAACCAMMVLAGAGAHAQSNVTLYGVIDAGIRYETHGVSYGADGTPVSTGRKISMADGGGLTESYWGLKGNEDLGGGLSAQFNVESHFGPNSGSIVPAGSPNFFQVAYVGLTSTSLGQLTLGRQYNVPFEMVSLTYGSNLWAGPQDPYFNLFKPEQTMLAAARTSNMIQYGAQLGSLYLLAQYSPGGHAGGGVLGSQLGAAVAYAPDKGPFTVGASFMRSWDDVTHAKFDVYGGGGSLTLGNATVNAGYIENARDNDFTSFENGPFSPTDLAALGIISPAQVVDPTVPGGFRRRKMALAGLTYRFTPAFTAAVNAWWTTQSGYTSDFDGRARQFQVIAGYNLSKRSMLYAEVDYAIYRGGLVGAQLVGMNGQAPSTSTTQLGATVGLRHYF encoded by the coding sequence ATGAATCGTCCCGATGGCATTCGCGCGGCGTGCTGCGCGATGATGGTCCTGGCCGGTGCCGGCGCGCACGCGCAAAGCAACGTGACGCTCTACGGCGTGATCGACGCGGGCATCCGCTACGAAACGCATGGCGTGTCCTACGGCGCCGACGGCACGCCGGTATCGACGGGCCGCAAGATCTCGATGGCCGACGGCGGCGGCCTGACCGAAAGCTACTGGGGCCTCAAGGGCAATGAGGACCTCGGCGGCGGGCTGTCCGCGCAGTTCAACGTCGAGAGCCACTTCGGCCCGAACAGCGGCAGCATCGTGCCGGCCGGCTCCCCGAACTTCTTCCAGGTCGCGTATGTCGGGCTGACCTCGACGTCGCTCGGCCAGCTCACGCTCGGCCGCCAGTACAACGTGCCGTTCGAGATGGTGTCGCTGACCTACGGATCGAACCTGTGGGCCGGCCCGCAGGATCCGTACTTCAACCTGTTCAAACCGGAGCAGACGATGCTCGCGGCCGCGCGCACCAGCAACATGATCCAGTACGGCGCGCAGCTCGGCAGCCTGTACCTGCTCGCGCAATACTCGCCCGGCGGCCACGCGGGCGGCGGCGTGCTCGGCAGCCAGCTCGGCGCGGCCGTCGCGTACGCGCCGGACAAGGGGCCGTTCACGGTCGGCGCATCGTTCATGCGCAGCTGGGACGACGTCACGCACGCGAAGTTCGACGTCTACGGCGGCGGCGGCTCGTTGACGCTCGGCAACGCGACCGTCAACGCCGGCTACATCGAGAACGCGCGCGACAACGACTTCACGTCGTTCGAGAACGGCCCGTTCAGCCCGACCGATCTCGCGGCGCTCGGCATCATCTCGCCCGCGCAGGTGGTCGACCCGACGGTGCCCGGCGGGTTCCGCCGCCGCAAGATGGCGCTCGCGGGGCTGACCTACCGCTTCACGCCGGCGTTCACGGCGGCCGTCAACGCATGGTGGACCACGCAGTCCGGCTATACGTCGGACTTCGACGGCCGCGCGCGCCAGTTCCAGGTGATCGCCGGCTACAACCTGTCGAAGCGCAGCATGCTCTATGCGGAAGTCGACTATGCGATCTATCGCGGCGGGCTGGTCGGCGCGCAGCTCGTCGGCATGAACGGGCAGGCGCCGAGCACGAGCACCACGCAGCTCGGCGCGACGGTCGGCCTGCGCCACTACTTCTGA
- a CDS encoding AraC family transcriptional regulator, with protein sequence MDDTARYTTANLPVHLLRCLAETSKELGIDPVRLCLGLGFDVADLSNPSCRISLRQASTMIRRALEMAPGRALGLELGTSETIASIGLVGYAMLTSPTLKDAITVGLELQRHTGPLMRFDLVSDARTLSIRATNVFLEPDIEAFLVEEAFGSFMKIGRSLVGPTFQPKVIDLSYPPPAYAEQYARVFPCPVRFEQEQNLLSCDASLGSRAIATHDPLAHRQVLEFLQGALPPEPEGTDFLESIERIMRRDLRHTPSLAAIAAQLCMSERTLRRRLADQGVSYQTVIDTIRRKRAFTLLSNPRLSIEDVAHEVGFSDAHNFRRAFKRWTGHGPREGQRAAL encoded by the coding sequence ATGGACGATACCGCCCGTTATACGACGGCGAATCTGCCGGTGCATTTACTGCGGTGCCTCGCGGAGACAAGCAAGGAACTGGGCATCGATCCCGTGCGGCTGTGCCTCGGGCTCGGCTTCGACGTCGCGGACCTGTCGAATCCGTCGTGCCGGATTTCGCTGCGCCAGGCGAGCACGATGATCCGGCGCGCGCTCGAGATGGCGCCGGGGCGTGCGCTCGGCCTCGAACTCGGGACGAGCGAGACGATCGCGTCGATCGGGCTGGTCGGCTACGCGATGCTGACGAGCCCCACGCTGAAGGACGCGATCACGGTCGGCCTCGAACTGCAGCGCCACACGGGGCCGCTGATGCGCTTCGACCTGGTGTCGGACGCGCGCACGCTGTCGATCCGCGCGACCAACGTGTTCCTCGAACCGGACATCGAGGCGTTCCTCGTCGAGGAAGCGTTCGGCAGCTTCATGAAGATCGGCCGCTCGCTGGTCGGCCCGACATTCCAGCCGAAGGTCATCGATCTCAGCTACCCGCCGCCGGCCTATGCGGAACAGTACGCGCGCGTGTTCCCGTGCCCGGTGCGCTTCGAGCAGGAGCAGAACCTGCTGTCGTGCGACGCGTCGCTCGGCAGCCGCGCGATCGCGACACACGATCCGCTCGCGCATCGCCAGGTGCTCGAATTCCTGCAAGGTGCGCTGCCGCCCGAACCCGAAGGCACCGACTTTCTCGAATCGATCGAACGGATCATGCGGCGCGACCTGCGGCATACGCCGTCGCTCGCGGCGATCGCCGCGCAACTGTGCATGAGCGAGCGTACGCTGCGACGGCGGCTGGCCGACCAGGGCGTGTCGTACCAGACGGTGATCGACACGATCCGCCGCAAGCGCGCATTCACGCTGCTGAGCAACCCGCGGCTGTCGATCGAGGACGTCGCGCACGAAGTCGGCTTCAGCGACGCGCACAACTTCCGGCGCGCGTTCAAGCGCTGGACCGGGCACGGGCCGAGAGAGGGGCAACGGGCGGCGTTGTAA
- a CDS encoding LysR family transcriptional regulator: MRLSKIDLNLFVVFEAIYNKRNLTRAAEVLNLTQPAVSNALARLRKTLNDPLFVSTPAGMMPTPMAENIVGRVREALQLLDSSAHEGDVFDPASSERVFRLSMSDLTEALLLPALGELLQREAPGMHVRSYTMDRREVATALANGSVDIAIDAPLIGDPHLHQALLVRDRYACMVRDDHPFKGDTLTMDDYLSMGHIHVSSRRKGSGHVDAELTRLGLRRNIQMRVQHYMVAPLIAMRGDLALTAPLRLLQRYPARILELPFEMPGLEYFCYWHRSADQDQGSQWLREQLMTLMGGMGEPQ, from the coding sequence ATGCGCCTTTCGAAGATTGATCTGAACCTGTTCGTCGTATTCGAGGCGATCTACAACAAGCGCAACCTGACGCGGGCGGCCGAGGTGCTGAACCTCACGCAACCGGCCGTCAGCAACGCGCTGGCGCGGCTGCGCAAGACGCTGAACGATCCGCTGTTCGTCAGCACGCCGGCCGGGATGATGCCGACGCCGATGGCCGAGAACATCGTCGGCCGCGTGCGCGAGGCGCTGCAACTGCTCGACTCGAGCGCGCACGAAGGCGACGTGTTCGATCCGGCTTCTTCCGAGCGCGTGTTCCGGCTCAGCATGAGCGACCTGACCGAAGCGCTGCTGCTGCCCGCGCTCGGCGAACTGCTGCAACGGGAAGCGCCCGGCATGCACGTGCGCAGCTACACGATGGACCGTCGCGAAGTGGCCACGGCGCTCGCGAACGGCTCCGTCGACATCGCGATCGACGCGCCGCTGATCGGCGATCCGCATCTGCACCAGGCGCTGCTCGTGCGCGACCGCTACGCGTGCATGGTCCGCGACGATCACCCGTTCAAGGGCGATACGCTGACCATGGACGACTACCTGTCGATGGGGCATATCCACGTGTCGAGCCGCCGCAAGGGCAGCGGGCACGTCGACGCGGAACTGACGCGTCTCGGGCTGCGCCGCAATATCCAGATGCGCGTGCAGCACTACATGGTCGCGCCGCTGATCGCGATGCGCGGCGATCTTGCGCTGACGGCGCCGCTGCGATTGCTGCAGCGCTATCCGGCGCGCATCCTCGAACTGCCGTTCGAGATGCCGGGCCTCGAATACTTCTGCTACTGGCATCGCAGCGCCGATCAGGATCAGGGCAGCCAGTGGCTGCGCGAACAGTTGATGACGCTGATGGGCGGGATGGGTGAGCCGCAGTGA
- a CDS encoding acyl-CoA dehydrogenase family protein — protein sequence MDFGYTPKVEELRERVSAFMDAHIVPRIRQWNEEVHAGQYPVSFMEELKERAKAEGLWNLFLPHLKDDEPGTGLTNLEYAPLAEIMGRVSWASEVFNCNAPDTGNMELLHMFATPEQREQWLLPLLRGEIRSAFAMTEPDVASSDATNITTRIERVGDEYVINGRKWFITNAAHPNCKIFIVMGKTDPDAESHQQQSMILVPRDTPGVTIVRNITVVNHHAPEGHCEITFDNVRVPARNLLGAEGSGFALAQARLGPGRIHHCMRSIGAAELALELMVDRAQSRVAFGKPLNRHGTVGEWIARSRIEIDQARLLVLKAAWMIDKVGAKAARKEISMIKALVPTVYTDVCDRAMQVFGAAGLSPDTPLADLWTWGRALRFADGPDEVHLQAIARMEIKDGEPGSTAPYLTPPLRG from the coding sequence ATGGACTTTGGCTACACCCCGAAAGTGGAAGAACTGCGCGAGCGCGTAAGCGCGTTCATGGACGCGCACATCGTGCCGCGCATCCGCCAGTGGAACGAGGAAGTGCATGCGGGCCAGTATCCCGTGTCGTTCATGGAGGAACTGAAGGAACGCGCGAAGGCGGAGGGGCTGTGGAACCTGTTCCTGCCGCACCTGAAGGACGACGAGCCCGGCACGGGCCTGACGAACCTCGAATACGCGCCGCTCGCCGAGATCATGGGGCGCGTGAGCTGGGCGTCGGAGGTGTTCAACTGCAATGCGCCGGACACGGGGAACATGGAGCTGCTGCACATGTTCGCGACGCCCGAGCAGCGCGAACAGTGGCTGCTGCCGCTGCTGCGCGGCGAGATCCGTTCGGCGTTCGCGATGACGGAGCCCGACGTGGCGTCGTCGGATGCGACGAACATCACGACGCGCATCGAGCGCGTGGGCGACGAGTACGTGATCAACGGCCGCAAGTGGTTCATCACGAACGCCGCGCATCCGAACTGCAAGATCTTCATCGTGATGGGCAAGACCGATCCCGATGCCGAGTCGCACCAGCAGCAGAGCATGATCCTCGTGCCGCGCGACACGCCGGGCGTGACGATCGTGCGCAACATCACGGTGGTCAATCACCATGCGCCGGAAGGGCACTGCGAGATCACGTTCGACAACGTGCGCGTGCCGGCGCGCAACCTGCTCGGCGCGGAGGGCAGCGGCTTCGCGCTCGCGCAGGCACGCCTCGGGCCGGGCCGCATCCACCACTGCATGCGATCGATCGGCGCGGCCGAACTCGCGCTGGAGCTGATGGTCGACCGCGCGCAGTCGCGCGTCGCGTTCGGCAAGCCGTTGAACCGGCACGGCACGGTCGGCGAATGGATCGCGCGCTCGCGCATCGAGATCGACCAGGCGCGCCTGCTGGTGCTGAAGGCCGCGTGGATGATCGACAAGGTCGGCGCGAAGGCCGCGCGCAAGGAAATCTCGATGATCAAGGCGCTCGTGCCGACCGTGTATACGGACGTCTGCGACCGCGCGATGCAGGTGTTCGGCGCAGCGGGGTTGAGCCCCGATACGCCGCTCGCCGATCTGTGGACCTGGGGCCGCGCGCTGCGCTTCGCCGACGGCCCGGACGAGGTGCACCTGCAGGCGATCGCGCGGATGGAGATCAAGGACGGCGAGCCCGGCTCGACCGCGCCTTACTTGACCCCGCCGCTGCGCGGTTGA
- a CDS encoding SDR family NAD(P)-dependent oxidoreductase, with product MKLDSYAGQAVMITGAASGFGALLASELAAMGARLALGDLNGDALEHVAAPLRAAGADVIAQRCDVRVEADVASLVHAAAARFGRLDVGINNAGIAPPMKALIDTDEADLDLSFAVNAKGVFFGMKHQIRQMLAQREGVILNVASMAGLGGAPKLAAYAASKHAVVGLTKTAALEYARHGIRVNAVCPFYSTTPMVTDSDIGDRQDFLAQGSPMKRLGRPDEIVATMLTLCAKENTYLTGQAVAVDGGVSAF from the coding sequence ATGAAACTCGACAGCTACGCCGGGCAGGCCGTGATGATCACCGGCGCCGCGAGCGGCTTCGGCGCGTTGCTCGCGAGCGAGCTGGCCGCGATGGGCGCGCGGCTGGCGCTCGGCGACCTGAACGGCGACGCGCTCGAACACGTGGCCGCGCCGCTGCGCGCGGCCGGCGCCGACGTGATCGCGCAGCGCTGCGACGTGCGTGTCGAGGCTGACGTCGCGTCGTTGGTGCACGCAGCCGCCGCGCGCTTCGGGCGGCTCGACGTCGGCATCAACAACGCGGGCATCGCGCCGCCGATGAAGGCGCTGATCGACACCGACGAAGCCGATCTCGACCTGAGCTTCGCGGTGAACGCGAAGGGCGTGTTCTTCGGGATGAAGCACCAGATCCGCCAGATGCTCGCGCAGCGCGAAGGCGTGATCCTGAACGTCGCGTCGATGGCCGGGCTCGGCGGCGCGCCGAAGCTGGCCGCGTACGCGGCGTCGAAGCATGCGGTGGTCGGGCTCACGAAGACGGCCGCGCTCGAATACGCGCGCCACGGCATCCGCGTGAACGCGGTGTGCCCGTTCTACAGCACGACGCCGATGGTCACCGACAGCGATATCGGCGACCGCCAGGATTTTCTCGCGCAGGGCTCGCCGATGAAGCGGCTCGGCCGGCCCGACGAAATCGTCGCGACGATGCTGACGCTGTGCGCGAAGGAAAACACTTACCTGACCGGGCAGGCCGTCGCCGTCGACGGCGGTGTCTCGGCCTTCTGA
- a CDS encoding SDR family oxidoreductase, which produces MATNLFDLTGKIALVTGASRGIGEEIAKLLAEQGAHVIVSSRKLDDCQAVADAIVAAGGRAEALACHVGRLEDIAATFEHIRGKHGRLDILVNNAAANPYFGHILDTDLAAYEKTVDVNIRGYFFMSVEAGKLMKTHGGGAIVNTASVNALQPGDRQGIYSITKAAVVNMTKAFAKECGPLGIRVNALLPGLTKTKFAGALFADKDIYENWMAKIPLRRHAEPREMAGTVLYLVSDAASYTNGECIVVDGGLTI; this is translated from the coding sequence ATGGCAACGAATCTGTTCGACCTGACCGGCAAGATCGCACTGGTGACGGGCGCGAGCCGCGGCATCGGCGAGGAAATCGCGAAGCTGCTTGCAGAGCAGGGCGCACACGTGATCGTGTCGAGCCGCAAGCTCGACGACTGCCAGGCGGTGGCCGACGCGATCGTCGCGGCGGGCGGCCGCGCCGAGGCGCTGGCCTGCCACGTCGGGCGGCTGGAAGATATCGCCGCGACGTTCGAGCACATCCGCGGCAAGCACGGGCGGCTCGACATCCTCGTGAACAACGCGGCCGCGAACCCGTATTTCGGGCACATCCTCGATACCGATCTCGCCGCGTACGAGAAGACCGTCGACGTGAACATCCGCGGCTACTTCTTCATGTCGGTCGAGGCCGGCAAGCTGATGAAGACACACGGCGGCGGCGCGATCGTCAACACGGCATCGGTGAACGCGCTGCAGCCGGGCGACCGTCAGGGCATCTACTCGATCACGAAGGCGGCCGTCGTCAACATGACCAAGGCGTTCGCGAAGGAATGCGGGCCGCTCGGCATCCGCGTGAACGCGCTGCTGCCGGGCCTGACGAAGACGAAGTTCGCGGGCGCGCTGTTCGCCGACAAGGACATCTACGAGAACTGGATGGCGAAGATCCCGCTGCGCCGCCACGCGGAGCCGCGCGAAATGGCCGGCACCGTGCTGTATCTCGTGTCGGACGCGGCGAGCTACACGAACGGCGAATGCATCGTCGTCGATGGCGGCCTGACGATCTGA
- a CDS encoding phosphotransferase, with amino-acid sequence MTNPSQQLDVARLTRYLEAHVPGFEGPVDTEKFAGGQSNPTFLLHAKSGRYVLRRQPPGELLKSAHAVDREFRVLTALSGTAVPVARPYHLCVDRDVIGSMFYVMSFEDGRIFWDPALPELPKADRAACYDALLQTMAALHDVDVDVVGLADYGRPGNYFERQIGVWTKQYRAAETERLDAMETLIDWLPKACPEDTGRPALVHGDFRIDNLMFARDGYRVQAVLDWELSTLGNPLADLAYFCMCLRLPSGGQVRGIAGLDRAELGVPDEAAIVARYCELRGIEPIRDWHFYLAFSFFRLAAIAQGVKARALQGNASSEQALRVGAMAGRLAELAVSVIDAHR; translated from the coding sequence ATGACGAACCCTTCCCAGCAACTCGACGTAGCCCGCCTCACGCGCTATCTGGAAGCGCACGTGCCGGGTTTCGAAGGCCCGGTCGACACGGAGAAGTTTGCCGGCGGCCAGTCGAACCCGACTTTCCTGCTGCACGCGAAGAGCGGCCGCTATGTGCTGCGCCGCCAGCCCCCGGGCGAACTGCTGAAATCCGCGCACGCGGTCGACCGCGAATTCCGCGTGCTGACCGCGCTGTCGGGCACCGCGGTGCCGGTCGCGCGTCCGTATCACCTGTGCGTCGACCGCGACGTGATCGGCAGCATGTTCTACGTGATGAGCTTCGAGGACGGCCGGATCTTCTGGGATCCCGCGCTGCCGGAACTGCCGAAGGCCGATCGCGCGGCGTGCTACGACGCGTTGCTGCAGACGATGGCCGCGTTGCACGACGTCGATGTCGACGTGGTGGGCCTCGCCGACTACGGCCGCCCCGGCAACTACTTCGAGCGCCAGATCGGCGTGTGGACGAAGCAGTATCGCGCGGCGGAAACGGAGCGCCTCGACGCGATGGAGACGCTGATCGACTGGCTGCCAAAGGCGTGCCCCGAGGACACGGGCCGGCCGGCGCTGGTGCACGGCGATTTCCGGATCGACAACCTGATGTTCGCGCGCGACGGCTATCGCGTGCAGGCCGTGCTCGATTGGGAGCTGTCGACGCTCGGCAATCCGCTCGCCGATCTCGCGTATTTCTGCATGTGCCTGCGGCTGCCGTCCGGCGGGCAGGTGCGCGGGATCGCGGGTCTGGATCGCGCCGAACTCGGCGTACCGGATGAAGCGGCGATCGTCGCGCGCTATTGCGAATTGCGCGGGATCGAGCCGATCCGCGACTGGCATTTCTACCTCGCGTTCAGTTTCTTCCGCCTCGCGGCGATCGCGCAAGGCGTGAAGGCGCGAGCGCTGCAGGGCAACGCGTCGAGCGAGCAGGCGCTGCGCGTCGGCGCAATGGCCGGCCGGCTGGCCGAACTGGCCGTGAGCGTGATCGACGCGCATCGCTGA
- a CDS encoding histidine phosphatase family protein, with product MAELFLVRHGQASFGTDDYDRLSAAGEQQGVWLGEYFARQGLAFDRVICGTLNRHAQTVDAILRGMGRAGVPVDRHPGLNEYDFHGLFAAAAGDYPEIARLAAGSMKEHFRALRQVLQLWSEDKLGDAAPESWAHFQQRVAEARAAIRHGGGQRVLAVSSGGPIAVTVQQVLAAPPSSAIALNLQIRNSSLSQFFFNADAFHLASFNGIPHLEDPERHALRTYG from the coding sequence ATGGCTGAACTCTTTCTGGTACGGCACGGGCAGGCGTCGTTCGGCACGGACGACTACGACCGCCTTTCCGCGGCCGGCGAGCAGCAGGGCGTCTGGCTCGGCGAATACTTCGCGCGGCAGGGTCTGGCGTTCGACCGCGTGATCTGCGGCACGCTGAACCGCCACGCGCAGACGGTCGACGCGATCCTGCGCGGGATGGGCCGCGCAGGCGTGCCGGTCGACCGCCATCCGGGCCTGAACGAATACGACTTCCACGGGCTGTTCGCGGCGGCCGCCGGCGACTATCCGGAGATCGCGCGGCTCGCGGCCGGATCGATGAAGGAACATTTCCGTGCGCTCCGGCAGGTGCTTCAGCTGTGGTCCGAGGACAAGCTCGGCGATGCGGCCCCCGAGAGCTGGGCGCACTTCCAGCAGCGCGTCGCCGAGGCGCGCGCCGCGATCCGCCACGGCGGCGGCCAGCGCGTGCTCGCGGTGAGCTCCGGCGGCCCGATCGCGGTCACCGTGCAGCAGGTGCTCGCGGCACCCCCGTCGAGCGCGATCGCGCTGAACCTGCAGATCCGCAACAGCAGTCTTTCGCAGTTTTTCTTCAACGCCGATGCGTTCCACCTCGCGTCGTTCAACGGCATCCCGCATCTGGAGGATCCCGAACGACACGCGCTTCGAACCTACGGCTGA
- a CDS encoding zinc-binding dehydrogenase produces MRRASACWPGSSIRTAGRASNAARCRHAAALPAERRRGAVRAASVPHVLQQCGGREIAGDIVAVGRDVTRFVVGDRVGALIPGGGYAEYAVANESNTLAIPDGLGMAEAAALPETFMTVWLNLFQRGEFKAGESVLIHGGASGIGTTATMLAKAFGASTIITTVGSDAQRDASMRLGADLAIDYRSEDFVEEVARFTGGKGVDVIVDIIAGDYVARNFAAAAINGRIVQIGVIKGPAKELDLFPMLTKRLTHIGSTLRSRTYAEKAQLIRELEEAVWPLIRQGAVKPQVYRLFDFRDARAAHELMDSGRHIGKIVLVTPAAERSLQAAVDGSVTHSA; encoded by the coding sequence TTGCGTCGCGCCTCGGCGTGCTGGCCGGGCAGCTCTATCAGAACGGCTGGACGCGCGAGTAACGCGGCGCGATGCCGCCATGCGGCCGCACTCCCGGCAGAACGCCGCCGGGGCGCGGTGCGCGCGGCGTCAGTTCCCCACGTCCTTCAGCAGTGCGGCGGCCGCGAGATCGCCGGCGACATCGTTGCGGTCGGGCGCGACGTCACGCGGTTCGTCGTTGGCGACCGCGTCGGCGCACTGATTCCGGGCGGCGGCTACGCGGAATACGCGGTGGCGAACGAGAGCAACACGCTCGCGATTCCCGACGGCCTCGGCATGGCCGAAGCGGCGGCGCTGCCGGAGACCTTCATGACGGTCTGGCTGAACCTGTTCCAGCGCGGTGAGTTCAAAGCCGGCGAAAGCGTGCTGATCCACGGCGGCGCATCGGGGATCGGCACGACGGCGACGATGCTGGCGAAGGCGTTCGGCGCGTCGACGATCATCACGACCGTCGGTTCGGACGCGCAGCGCGACGCGAGCATGCGGCTCGGCGCGGATCTCGCGATCGACTACCGCAGCGAGGATTTCGTCGAGGAGGTCGCGCGCTTCACGGGCGGCAAGGGCGTCGACGTGATCGTCGACATCATCGCCGGCGACTACGTCGCACGCAATTTCGCGGCGGCCGCGATCAACGGCCGCATCGTGCAGATCGGCGTGATCAAAGGCCCCGCGAAGGAGCTCGACCTGTTTCCGATGCTGACGAAGCGGCTCACGCACATCGGCTCGACGCTGCGCTCGCGCACCTACGCGGAGAAGGCGCAGCTCATTCGCGAGCTCGAAGAGGCCGTGTGGCCGCTGATCCGGCAAGGGGCCGTCAAGCCGCAGGTCTACCGGCTGTTCGATTTTCGCGATGCGCGCGCCGCGCACGAGCTGATGGATTCGGGCCGCCATATCGGCAAGATCGTGCTGGTGACGCCCGCGGCGGAACGATCGCTGCAGGCGGCCGTCGACGGAAGCGTCACGCATTCCGCGTGA